One Pseudonocardia sediminis DNA window includes the following coding sequences:
- the thiS gene encoding sulfur carrier protein ThiS, which translates to MQIWINGTEHRLDGTPTVADALSAAGAPERGVAVAVDGDVVPRARWAGHVLVEGARVEILTAVQGG; encoded by the coding sequence ATGCAGATCTGGATCAACGGGACCGAACACCGGCTGGATGGGACGCCGACCGTCGCCGACGCGCTGTCGGCGGCAGGGGCGCCGGAGCGCGGCGTCGCGGTCGCGGTGGACGGCGACGTCGTGCCCCGCGCTCGGTGGGCCGGGCACGTGCTCGTCGAGGGTGCGCGGGTGGAGATCCTGACCGCGGTGCAGGGAGGCTGA
- a CDS encoding class I SAM-dependent methyltransferase: MDDSLAVNRAGWDDRAPLHAASPGYAVEELIADPARLSGVVRFDLPLLGDVTGLRAVHLQCHIGTDTLSLARLGARVTGLDLSPASLEQARRIAERAGAAIDYVESDVARAAEVLPRHAFDLVYTGIGALNWVPSIERWADAVAALLAPAGRLFVRDGHPMLSAIDEEAPGELTVRHPYFETPEPMVFSFGGTYVETDRPTAATESHEWNHGLGEIVTALLDRGLTITGLVEHRSVPHCALPGRMSERDDGEWVLDEHPERVPLTFTLQAVAPG; encoded by the coding sequence GTGGACGACTCGCTCGCCGTGAACCGCGCCGGCTGGGACGACCGGGCCCCGCTGCACGCGGCCAGCCCCGGCTACGCCGTCGAGGAGCTGATCGCCGACCCGGCCCGGCTCTCCGGCGTGGTCCGGTTCGACCTGCCGCTGCTCGGTGACGTCACGGGGCTCCGCGCGGTGCACCTGCAGTGCCACATCGGCACCGACACGCTCTCGCTCGCCCGTCTCGGCGCCCGGGTGACCGGGCTGGACCTGTCCCCGGCGTCGCTGGAACAGGCCCGCCGGATCGCCGAGCGGGCCGGGGCCGCGATCGACTACGTGGAGTCCGACGTCGCGCGGGCGGCCGAGGTGCTGCCCCGGCACGCCTTCGACCTCGTCTACACCGGCATCGGCGCGCTGAACTGGGTGCCGAGCATCGAGCGCTGGGCCGATGCGGTCGCGGCGCTGCTCGCACCGGCTGGGCGGCTGTTCGTCCGCGACGGGCACCCGATGCTCTCCGCGATCGACGAGGAGGCCCCCGGCGAGCTCACCGTGCGCCACCCGTACTTCGAGACGCCGGAGCCGATGGTCTTCTCCTTCGGCGGGACCTACGTCGAGACCGACCGGCCGACCGCCGCCACGGAGTCGCACGAGTGGAACCACGGCCTCGGCGAGATCGTCACCGCGCTGCTGGACCGCGGCCTGACGATCACCGGCCTGGTCGAGCACCGCAGCGTGCCCCACTGCGCGCTGCCCGGGCGGATGTCCGAGCGCGACGACGGGGAGTGGGTGCTCGACGAGCACCCCGAACGGGTGCCGCTCACGTTCACGCTGCAGGCGGTCGCGCCCGGCTGA
- a CDS encoding iron-containing alcohol dehydrogenase, producing the protein MADPPGHPREGSPRLSKFHAPEIVFGHDSLPEAAHAAVRLGASRPFVVTDPGLTEAGWPAELLRHMRAAGLRPQLWNEITPNPKDHEIQAGYQRYMASGCDVVLGIGGGSVIDAAKGVALLSANGGTIGDYEGIDRIANPIPPLVMIPSTSGTGADVSQFCIITDTERLTKITIMGRALVPDVSVIDPRLLVTMPDWLNAATGLDALTHGIEAFVSLAHGPLTDTHALHAVALVHGNLPTTMIHRHDDASRSAMAQAALEAGLAFTNAILGATHAMSHQVGGMLDLPHGVINGVLLPHVIRFNGADEPTRFVPIAQAMGLPARPGMPGDEAVDMVATEVRKLADEVGVPTGLAALGVRDQDVPRLAQLTLGDACLTTNPRSASVEEIERLFREAL; encoded by the coding sequence ATGGCGGACCCACCCGGCCACCCCCGGGAGGGCAGCCCGCGGCTGTCCAAGTTCCACGCACCGGAGATCGTGTTCGGCCACGACTCGCTGCCCGAGGCCGCGCACGCCGCGGTCCGTCTCGGCGCGAGCCGCCCGTTCGTCGTCACCGACCCGGGCCTGACCGAGGCCGGCTGGCCCGCCGAGCTGCTGCGGCACATGCGCGCGGCCGGGCTGCGGCCCCAGCTCTGGAACGAGATCACGCCGAACCCGAAGGACCACGAGATCCAGGCGGGCTACCAGCGCTACATGGCATCGGGCTGCGACGTCGTCCTCGGCATCGGCGGCGGCTCGGTGATCGACGCGGCCAAGGGCGTCGCCCTGCTCTCCGCCAACGGCGGCACGATCGGTGACTACGAGGGCATCGACCGGATCGCGAACCCGATCCCCCCGCTGGTCATGATCCCGTCCACGTCGGGCACCGGCGCGGACGTCTCGCAGTTCTGCATCATCACCGACACCGAGCGGCTGACCAAGATCACGATCATGGGGCGCGCGCTCGTCCCGGACGTCTCGGTGATCGACCCGCGGCTGCTGGTCACGATGCCGGACTGGCTCAACGCCGCCACCGGCCTGGACGCCCTGACCCACGGCATCGAGGCCTTCGTCTCGCTGGCGCACGGCCCGCTCACCGACACCCACGCCCTGCACGCGGTCGCGCTGGTGCACGGCAACCTGCCGACCACGATGATCCACCGCCACGACGACGCGTCCCGCTCGGCGATGGCCCAGGCCGCGCTCGAGGCCGGGCTGGCGTTCACCAACGCGATCCTCGGTGCGACGCACGCGATGAGCCACCAGGTCGGCGGCATGCTCGACCTGCCGCACGGTGTGATCAACGGTGTCCTGCTGCCGCACGTGATCCGGTTCAACGGCGCCGACGAGCCGACCCGGTTCGTGCCGATCGCGCAGGCGATGGGGCTGCCGGCCCGGCCGGGGATGCCCGGCGACGAGGCCGTCGACATGGTGGCCACCGAGGTCCGCAAGCTGGCCGACGAGGTCGGCGTCCCGACCGGGCTGGCCGCGCTCGGCGTGCGGGACCAGGACGTGCCGCGCCTTGCGCAGCTCACCCTCGGCGACGCGTGCCTGACCACGAACCCGCGCTCGGCCTCGGTCGAGGAGATCGAGCGCCTGTTCCGGGAGGCCCTGTGA
- a CDS encoding MadS family sensor histidine kinase, which translates to MTAAPFPRRRTPAPNANGVRQRADLDALTGLRSGKPSFYPEYRVSAERLRRVILALDRISAALVRTMEGSEALVRAVADAAADHLSADWVVFALVAGELPDALPRHVVLGPDGVEWSNLTLVPDKVRRHVEAVQDGGPVVDEHAHHDDVEARRHLHVPIRLNGRTVGGFVAWTPPEREIDDTDHSVLRILAGQTASALQNCSLLDRSERLHVRTARQAEDLRTRNEELMRTQQALGAARQREVLDNERHRIARELHDSVTQYALSAGMHIELCRSEVQGGDFDDVKLVGHLDTAKDLTRRAVEQLRSAIYALNDDDHGDKDLPSMLRQLSTVHMPDELRVEVKIGGTPVPLPPEHEQSLFRIAGEALFNTAMHAAASRAVVRLAYQPDRVRLTISDDGGASPEEIRRTLRAADLRGPSGEHRGLVNMNTRAQEMGGALRFRRSRIGGLQVQVDVPLATRGSEPQ; encoded by the coding sequence GTGACCGCCGCCCCGTTCCCCCGCCGCCGCACGCCCGCGCCGAACGCGAACGGCGTCCGTCAGCGTGCCGATCTCGACGCGCTGACCGGGCTGCGCTCGGGCAAGCCGTCGTTCTACCCGGAGTACCGGGTCAGCGCCGAGCGCCTGCGCCGCGTGATCCTGGCCCTGGACCGGATCTCGGCGGCGCTGGTGCGCACGATGGAGGGCTCCGAGGCGCTCGTCCGGGCCGTCGCGGACGCGGCCGCGGACCACCTCTCCGCGGACTGGGTCGTCTTCGCGCTCGTCGCGGGCGAGCTGCCGGACGCACTCCCCCGCCATGTCGTGCTGGGGCCGGACGGCGTCGAGTGGTCGAACCTGACACTGGTGCCGGACAAGGTGCGCCGCCACGTCGAGGCGGTGCAGGACGGTGGCCCGGTCGTCGACGAGCACGCCCACCACGACGACGTCGAGGCCCGCCGGCACCTGCACGTGCCGATCCGGCTCAACGGCCGCACGGTCGGCGGCTTCGTGGCCTGGACGCCGCCGGAACGCGAGATCGACGACACCGACCACTCGGTGCTGCGGATCCTGGCCGGGCAGACGGCGTCGGCGCTGCAGAACTGCTCTCTGCTCGACCGCTCGGAACGGCTGCACGTCCGCACCGCGCGTCAGGCCGAGGACCTGCGCACCCGCAACGAGGAGCTGATGCGCACCCAGCAGGCGCTCGGGGCGGCGCGGCAGCGCGAGGTGCTCGACAACGAGCGGCACCGGATCGCCCGCGAGCTGCACGACAGCGTCACCCAGTACGCCCTGTCCGCCGGGATGCACATCGAGCTCTGCCGCAGCGAGGTCCAGGGCGGGGACTTCGACGACGTCAAGCTGGTCGGGCACCTGGACACGGCCAAGGACCTGACCCGGCGTGCGGTGGAGCAGCTGCGCTCGGCGATCTACGCGCTCAACGACGACGACCACGGCGACAAGGACCTGCCGTCGATGCTGCGCCAGCTCTCCACGGTGCACATGCCCGACGAGCTCCGGGTCGAGGTCAAGATCGGTGGCACCCCCGTGCCGCTGCCCCCGGAGCACGAGCAGTCGCTGTTCCGGATCGCCGGCGAGGCGCTGTTCAACACCGCGATGCACGCGGCCGCCTCGCGCGCGGTCGTCCGGCTCGCCTACCAGCCCGACCGGGTGCGGCTCACGATCTCCGACGACGGCGGCGCGAGCCCCGAGGAGATCCGCCGGACGTTGCGCGCCGCCGACCTGCGCGGCCCGTCCGGAGAGCACCGCGGTCTGGTCAACATGAACACCCGTGCCCAGGAGATGGGCGGCGCACTGCGCTTCCGGCGCTCCCGGATCGGCGGGCTGCAGGTCCAGGTGGACGTCCCCCTGGCCACACGAGGATCGGAGCCGCAGTGA
- a CDS encoding AAA family ATPase yields MPGSPAELATALRATGYLADDGLATAAYLAMQMNRPLFCEGEPGTGKTALAQALAQTTGAELIRLQCHDGIDAGQALYDWDFPRQLLHLRSLEAAAGVDGAKLDADSVEASLYDERFLLARPILRALQTTPSVLLIDEIDRADDEFEAFLLEVLTEHAVTIPEIGEIRATTPPIVVLTSNRTREVHDALKRRCLYLWLDHPDVNREIEILHSRLPDLPEKLAAQVAGAAHKLRQSDLIKPPGVAESLDWARALQLVGARHLDVESAARTLGAVLKYREDADRVRNQLDALLAS; encoded by the coding sequence CTGCCGGGCAGCCCCGCCGAGCTGGCCACCGCACTGCGCGCCACCGGTTATCTGGCCGACGACGGTCTCGCGACGGCGGCCTACCTCGCCATGCAGATGAACCGTCCGCTGTTCTGCGAGGGCGAGCCGGGGACCGGCAAGACCGCCCTGGCCCAGGCGCTCGCCCAGACCACGGGGGCGGAGCTGATCCGCCTGCAGTGCCACGACGGTATCGACGCCGGGCAGGCCCTCTACGACTGGGACTTCCCGCGCCAGCTGCTGCACCTGCGCTCGCTCGAGGCCGCGGCCGGCGTCGACGGCGCGAAGCTCGACGCGGACAGCGTGGAGGCCTCTCTCTACGACGAGCGCTTCCTGCTCGCCCGGCCGATCCTGCGCGCCCTGCAGACCACGCCGTCGGTGCTGCTCATCGACGAGATCGACCGCGCCGACGACGAGTTCGAGGCCTTCCTCCTGGAGGTGCTCACCGAGCACGCCGTCACCATCCCGGAGATCGGTGAGATCCGGGCGACGACGCCGCCCATCGTCGTCCTCACCTCCAACCGCACGCGCGAGGTGCACGACGCCCTCAAGCGCCGCTGCCTCTACCTCTGGCTCGACCACCCGGACGTCAACCGGGAGATCGAGATCCTGCACAGCCGCCTGCCCGACCTGCCGGAGAAGCTGGCCGCGCAGGTCGCCGGGGCCGCGCACAAGCTGCGCCAGTCCGACCTGATCAAGCCGCCCGGCGTCGCGGAGTCGCTGGACTGGGCCCGCGCGCTGCAGCTCGTCGGCGCCCGTCACCTCGACGTCGAGAGTGCCGCGCGCACGCTCGGCGCCGTCCTCAAGTACCGCGAGGACGCCGACCGGGTGCGCAACCAGCTCGACGCGCTGCTCGCGTCCTAG
- a CDS encoding gamma carbonic anhydrase family protein — MPLFSLDGLTPTVHPDAFVAPTATLVGDVRVEAGASVWYNAVLRADLGTIFVRAGANVQDGSVLHGGDDPFTEVGEGATIGHLCVVHGCVIGARAVVGNGATIQDGARIGEGAMVAAGSLVAPNVEIAADRLVLGPAAKEKGPLTESAAWWVRNNPGFYQELARRHAAGVTPAD; from the coding sequence ATGCCGCTCTTCTCCCTCGACGGGCTCACCCCGACCGTGCATCCGGACGCCTTCGTGGCCCCCACCGCCACCCTCGTCGGCGACGTCCGCGTCGAGGCCGGGGCGTCGGTCTGGTACAACGCCGTGCTCCGCGCCGACCTGGGGACCATCTTCGTCCGGGCGGGTGCGAACGTGCAGGACGGCTCGGTGCTGCACGGCGGCGACGACCCGTTCACCGAGGTCGGCGAGGGCGCGACGATCGGGCACCTCTGTGTCGTGCACGGCTGCGTGATCGGCGCCCGCGCGGTGGTCGGCAACGGCGCGACGATCCAGGACGGCGCCCGGATCGGTGAGGGCGCGATGGTCGCGGCCGGGTCGCTCGTCGCACCGAACGTCGAGATCGCGGCGGACCGTCTGGTGCTGGGCCCGGCGGCGAAGGAGAAGGGCCCGCTCACCGAGTCGGCCGCGTGGTGGGTGCGCAACAACCCGGGCTTCTACCAGGAGCTGGCCCGCCGGCACGCCGCCGGAGTCACCCCCGCCGACTGA
- a CDS encoding MadR family response regulator transcription factor, producing MRQGLRAVLEREDDLRVVGEAGSPADAITAVDAGRPHVVLLDLKLASGPQTDGLDVCRRLCAAHPGIGVLVLTTFAEDRLVVESVQAGARGYVVKDVDTTELVRAIRAVSRGESAFDARSASAMVRSLSGGMPDRERLTHRELDVLRLLARGLSNRAIGAELFISETTVKFHVGNLMRKLMVSRRAEAVYAATKLGLL from the coding sequence ATGCGCCAGGGTCTGCGCGCCGTACTCGAGCGCGAGGACGACCTGCGCGTGGTCGGGGAGGCGGGCAGCCCGGCCGACGCGATCACCGCCGTCGACGCCGGGCGTCCGCACGTGGTGCTCCTGGACCTGAAGCTGGCCTCCGGCCCGCAGACCGACGGCCTCGACGTCTGCCGACGGCTGTGCGCGGCGCACCCCGGTATCGGTGTGCTGGTGCTGACGACGTTCGCCGAGGACCGGCTCGTCGTGGAGTCGGTGCAGGCCGGGGCCCGCGGGTACGTGGTCAAGGACGTGGACACCACCGAGCTGGTGCGCGCGATCCGGGCCGTCTCGCGCGGCGAGAGCGCGTTCGACGCCCGCAGCGCCTCGGCGATGGTCCGCTCGCTCTCCGGCGGCATGCCCGACCGCGAGCGCCTCACCCACCGCGAGCTCGACGTGCTGCGCCTGCTCGCCCGCGGCCTGTCCAACCGGGCGATCGGCGCCGAGCTGTTCATCTCCGAGACGACGGTGAAGTTCCACGTCGGCAACCTGATGCGCAAGCTGATGGTCTCCCGCCGCGCCGAGGCGGTGTACGCGGCGACGAAGCTGGGCCTGCTGTAG
- a CDS encoding transglycosylase family protein: protein MNQGTKGRSLLRLTVAGAVAVGASAAIAGTASAAPDDTWDALAQCESGGNWSTNTGNGYAGGLQFSPSTWKAFGGSGSASSASRSEQIAVAERVLAAQGWNAWPSCSKKTGASGKAETSKRVTAAADEPEKKATPKASKKKAAPKATTQSAPKATGGGYTVVAGDTLSKIAASNGTSVASLASANGLADPDVLSVGQKLSLR, encoded by the coding sequence ATGAACCAGGGAACCAAGGGTCGAAGTCTCCTGCGCCTGACTGTGGCGGGAGCCGTCGCCGTCGGCGCATCGGCCGCGATCGCCGGTACCGCCTCCGCAGCCCCCGACGACACGTGGGACGCCCTCGCCCAGTGCGAGAGCGGCGGCAACTGGTCGACGAACACGGGTAACGGCTACGCGGGTGGGCTGCAGTTCTCGCCGTCCACCTGGAAGGCCTTCGGCGGCAGCGGGTCGGCGTCGAGCGCGAGCCGCTCGGAGCAGATCGCCGTCGCGGAGCGGGTGCTCGCCGCCCAGGGCTGGAACGCCTGGCCGAGCTGCTCCAAGAAGACCGGCGCCAGCGGGAAGGCCGAGACCTCGAAGCGGGTCACCGCCGCCGCCGACGAGCCGGAGAAGAAGGCCACGCCGAAGGCGTCGAAGAAGAAGGCCGCTCCGAAGGCCACCACGCAGTCGGCCCCGAAGGCCACCGGCGGCGGGTACACCGTCGTCGCCGGCGACACGCTGTCGAAAATCGCCGCCTCGAACGGCACCAGCGTCGCGTCCCTGGCCTCGGCCAACGGTCTGGCCGACCCGGACGTGCTGTCCGTGGGCCAGAAGCTCAGCCTGCGCTGA
- a CDS encoding XdhC family protein translates to MRDVIDQLEGWWKNGEPAALATVVGTFRSAPRQPGASMLVGPGGEAVGSVSGGCVEGAVYELGQQVLGEDRPVLQRYGVSDDDAFAVGLTCGGILDIFVEKVSPESYEQFGRIAEAIRDEKPVAVATVVAGPSERLGKRLIVWPDSVEGGTGSSRIDDAVRDDVRGLLDAGRNAMVTYGVDGQRRGEGLSVFVESFAPPPRMIVFGAIDFAAAVARMGSFLGFRVTVCDARPVFATASRFPGANEVIVEWPHRYLQAEAEAGRIDARTALCVLTHDPKFDVPLLEVALRLPEVGYIGAMGSRRTHDDRISRLKENGVTDAEIAKMSSPIGLDLGARTPEETAVSIAAEMIAQHWGAAGSRLAEREGPIHAS, encoded by the coding sequence ATGCGTGATGTCATCGACCAGTTAGAAGGCTGGTGGAAGAACGGCGAGCCGGCCGCGCTGGCGACCGTGGTCGGGACGTTCCGCTCCGCGCCACGTCAGCCCGGCGCGTCGATGCTGGTCGGGCCGGGCGGCGAGGCCGTCGGCAGCGTGTCCGGCGGGTGCGTCGAGGGAGCGGTCTACGAGCTCGGGCAGCAGGTGCTCGGCGAGGACCGCCCCGTCCTGCAGCGCTACGGCGTCTCCGACGACGACGCGTTCGCCGTCGGCCTGACCTGCGGCGGCATCCTGGACATCTTCGTGGAGAAGGTGTCGCCGGAGAGCTACGAGCAGTTCGGCCGGATCGCCGAGGCCATCCGGGACGAGAAACCGGTCGCGGTGGCCACCGTGGTCGCCGGCCCGTCGGAGCGTCTCGGCAAGCGCCTGATCGTCTGGCCGGACTCGGTCGAGGGCGGCACCGGCTCGTCCCGGATCGACGACGCGGTGCGCGACGACGTGCGCGGCCTGCTCGACGCCGGGCGCAACGCGATGGTGACCTACGGCGTCGACGGGCAGCGCCGCGGCGAGGGCCTGTCGGTGTTCGTGGAGTCCTTCGCCCCGCCGCCCCGCATGATCGTGTTCGGCGCGATCGACTTCGCCGCCGCGGTGGCGCGGATGGGCTCGTTCCTCGGGTTCCGGGTGACGGTCTGCGACGCCCGCCCCGTGTTCGCCACGGCGAGCCGGTTCCCCGGCGCGAACGAGGTCATCGTCGAGTGGCCGCACCGCTACCTGCAGGCCGAGGCCGAGGCCGGGCGGATTGACGCCCGCACCGCGCTGTGCGTGCTGACCCACGACCCGAAGTTCGACGTGCCGTTGCTGGAGGTCGCGCTGCGGCTGCCCGAGGTCGGCTACATCGGCGCGATGGGCTCGCGACGCACGCACGACGACCGGATCTCCCGGCTCAAGGAGAACGGCGTCACCGACGCCGAGATCGCGAAGATGTCCTCGCCGATCGGCCTGGACCTCGGCGCCCGCACGCCCGAGGAGACCGCCGTCTCGATCGCCGCGGAGATGATCGCCCAGCACTGGGGTGCCGCCGGTTCCCGGCTGGCCGAGCGGGAGGGCCCGATCCACGCGTCCTGA
- a CDS encoding dihydrofolate reductase family protein translates to MSIVTCDMAMSVDGYVAGPDQSLEAPLGVGVEQSLHRWMFDDAVTNAAELEAITAAGAYVMGRNMFGPGRGGWDLDWTGWWGPEPPYHGPVFVLTHHERADLPMQGGTTFHFVTGGVGEAVSRAREAAGGKDVAVAGGASTVNQCLAAGVIDELRLHVAPVLLGRGERLFEGVARTELTPVSARHTPFVTHLTYTVGEG, encoded by the coding sequence ATGAGCATCGTGACCTGCGACATGGCGATGTCGGTGGACGGCTACGTGGCCGGACCGGACCAGAGCCTGGAGGCGCCGCTCGGCGTCGGGGTCGAGCAGAGCCTGCACCGGTGGATGTTCGACGACGCGGTGACCAACGCCGCCGAGCTGGAGGCGATCACCGCCGCCGGCGCCTACGTGATGGGTCGCAACATGTTCGGCCCCGGGCGCGGCGGCTGGGACCTGGACTGGACCGGCTGGTGGGGCCCGGAGCCGCCGTACCACGGCCCGGTGTTCGTGCTGACCCACCACGAGCGGGCGGACCTGCCGATGCAGGGCGGGACGACGTTCCACTTCGTCACCGGCGGCGTCGGCGAGGCCGTGTCGCGGGCCCGGGAGGCCGCGGGCGGGAAGGACGTCGCGGTCGCGGGCGGCGCGTCGACGGTCAACCAGTGCCTGGCCGCCGGAGTGATCGACGAGCTGCGCCTGCACGTCGCGCCGGTGCTGCTGGGACGGGGCGAGCGGCTGTTCGAGGGCGTGGCCCGCACGGAGCTCACCCCGGTGTCGGCCCGGCACACCCCGTTCGTGACGCACCTGACCTACACCGTCGGAGAGGGCTAG
- a CDS encoding thiazole synthase, whose product MEPLVVGGRKFGSRLVMGTGGASNLEILERALLASGTELTTVAMRRVDVAGGTGLLDLLRRLEIEVLPNTAGCRSAAEAVLTARLAREALETDLVKLEVVADERTLLPDPMELLDAAEQLVDDGFTVLPYTNDDPVLAWKLEQAGCAAVMPLGSPIGTGLGIRNPHNIEMIVDRAGVPVVLDAGIGTASEAAQAMELGCDAVLLATAVTRAGDPERMAHAMRLGVEAGWAARGAGRIPRRYWAQASSPEREDV is encoded by the coding sequence ATGGAGCCGCTGGTCGTGGGCGGGCGCAAGTTCGGATCGCGGCTGGTGATGGGCACCGGCGGCGCGTCGAACCTGGAGATCCTGGAACGGGCGCTCCTCGCGTCCGGGACGGAGCTGACCACCGTCGCGATGCGGCGGGTCGACGTCGCCGGCGGGACCGGCCTGCTGGACCTGCTGCGCCGCCTGGAGATCGAGGTGCTGCCGAACACCGCCGGGTGCCGCTCGGCCGCCGAGGCCGTGCTGACCGCGCGGCTGGCCCGGGAGGCCCTGGAGACCGACCTGGTCAAGCTCGAGGTCGTCGCCGACGAGCGGACGCTGCTGCCGGACCCGATGGAGCTCCTCGACGCCGCCGAGCAGCTCGTCGACGACGGGTTCACCGTGCTGCCCTACACCAACGACGACCCGGTGCTGGCGTGGAAGCTGGAGCAGGCCGGGTGCGCCGCGGTGATGCCGCTGGGCTCGCCGATCGGCACCGGGCTGGGCATCCGCAACCCGCACAACATCGAGATGATCGTCGACCGGGCCGGGGTCCCGGTGGTGCTCGACGCCGGCATCGGCACCGCGTCCGAGGCCGCGCAGGCCATGGAGCTGGGCTGCGACGCCGTGCTGCTGGCCACCGCCGTCACCCGCGCCGGGGACCCGGAGCGGATGGCGCACGCGATGCGCCTCGGCGTCGAGGCCGGCTGGGCCGCCCGCGGGGCCGGACGGATCCCGCGCCGGTACTGGGCGCAGGCCTCGTCCCCGGAGCGCGAGGACGTCTAG
- a CDS encoding vWA domain-containing protein produces the protein MARTSPPTPADTDAEAGGDPVLGLVGFAEVLRSAGVPVTTDRVAAFLQALDTLDVTSRMQTYWAGRLTLCSDPDDIVRYDLAFEAWFEPAQGGRTRVRDDRPPPAPKLASLAPTREGEGEDDEQEAGPEIKAAATGTEVLRSRDLAELSGAEREHLRRLLALLRPEPPTRASRRKRRSRHGEADPDRTLRAALRNHGELSDIRRRDVSRRPRKVVLLIDVSGSMEPYADALLRFAHVFVRRSPRSVEAFTLGTRLTRITRELRQRDAERALTAAGKAIPDWSGGTRLGEVLAAFVNRWGQRGAARRAVVVVFSDGWERGETELLGTQVQRLSRLAHQLVWVNPHAGKDGYAPVQGGIVAALPYLDQLLAGHSLDTLEKLLKVVRDA, from the coding sequence ATGGCGCGAACCTCTCCGCCGACACCCGCGGACACCGACGCCGAGGCCGGGGGCGACCCGGTCCTCGGGCTGGTCGGCTTCGCCGAGGTCCTGCGCAGCGCCGGCGTCCCGGTCACCACCGACCGCGTCGCGGCGTTCCTGCAGGCCCTCGACACCCTCGACGTCACCAGCCGGATGCAGACGTACTGGGCCGGGCGCCTGACGCTGTGCTCCGACCCGGACGACATCGTGCGCTACGACCTGGCCTTCGAGGCCTGGTTCGAGCCGGCGCAGGGCGGGCGCACCCGCGTCCGCGACGACCGCCCGCCACCGGCGCCCAAGCTCGCCTCCCTCGCGCCCACCCGCGAGGGCGAGGGCGAGGACGACGAGCAGGAGGCCGGCCCGGAGATCAAGGCCGCGGCCACCGGCACCGAGGTGCTGCGCAGCCGCGACCTGGCCGAGCTCTCCGGCGCCGAGCGCGAGCACCTGCGACGCCTGCTCGCCCTGCTGCGCCCGGAGCCGCCGACCCGGGCGTCACGGCGCAAGCGCCGGTCCCGGCACGGCGAGGCCGACCCCGACCGCACGCTGCGCGCCGCGCTGCGCAACCACGGCGAGCTCAGCGACATCCGCCGCCGCGACGTCTCGCGGCGCCCGCGCAAGGTCGTGCTGCTGATCGACGTCTCCGGCTCGATGGAGCCCTACGCCGACGCGCTGCTGCGCTTCGCGCACGTGTTCGTCCGCCGCTCCCCGCGCTCGGTGGAGGCGTTCACGCTCGGCACCCGCCTGACCCGGATCACCCGCGAGCTGCGCCAGCGCGACGCCGAACGGGCCCTGACCGCGGCCGGCAAGGCCATCCCGGACTGGTCCGGCGGGACCCGCCTCGGCGAGGTGCTCGCCGCGTTCGTGAACCGCTGGGGACAGCGCGGCGCGGCCCGTCGCGCGGTGGTCGTCGTGTTCTCCGACGGCTGGGAGCGCGGCGAGACCGAGCTGCTCGGCACCCAGGTGCAGCGGCTCTCCCGGCTGGCCCATCAGCTGGTCTGGGTCAACCCGCACGCGGGCAAGGACGGCTACGCCCCCGTGCAGGGTGGAATAGTCGCGGCCCTGCCGTACTTGGACCAACTGCTGGCCGGGCACAGCCTGGACACGCTGGAGAAGCTGCTGAAGGTGGTCAGAGATGCGTGA